A region of Mesorhizobium sp. AR02 DNA encodes the following proteins:
- a CDS encoding LysR substrate-binding domain-containing protein, with the protein MRFDLTDLRLFLLVAERGSITHGAELAGLALASASARIKGMEDRLGAPLLERRRRGVVPTAAGHALLHHARAVQNQIEAMAGDLGAYAGGLRARVRLMANTAATAELLRDILPAFLVAHPGIDIDLDERPSHEIAEAVASGAADLGIAATWAGLSHLEQRPFFVDRLVVITARNWPGLEGHAVSLADILSESFVGLSLGHALQEHITRQAARLGGHLHIRIRVPGLDNVCRLVAQGAGIAIVPESAARRSARTLRSLRLSDDWATRQLNLCARSFDELTPQAKLLAAALA; encoded by the coding sequence ATGCGCTTCGATCTCACCGATCTCCGGCTGTTCCTGCTGGTGGCCGAGCGCGGCAGCATCACCCATGGCGCCGAGCTCGCCGGGCTGGCGCTGGCCTCGGCGAGCGCCCGCATCAAGGGCATGGAGGACCGGCTCGGCGCGCCGCTGCTGGAGCGCCGCCGCCGGGGCGTGGTGCCGACGGCCGCCGGCCACGCGCTGCTGCACCATGCACGCGCCGTGCAGAACCAGATCGAGGCGATGGCCGGCGACCTCGGCGCCTATGCCGGCGGCCTGCGGGCGCGTGTACGGCTGATGGCTAACACCGCCGCCACAGCCGAGTTGCTGCGCGACATCCTGCCGGCCTTCCTGGTGGCGCATCCCGGCATCGACATCGATCTGGACGAGCGCCCCAGTCACGAGATTGCCGAGGCGGTGGCCAGTGGTGCCGCCGATCTCGGCATTGCCGCGACCTGGGCCGGTCTTTCGCATCTCGAACAAAGACCGTTCTTCGTCGACCGGCTGGTGGTGATCACCGCGCGGAACTGGCCTGGCCTCGAAGGCCACGCCGTCAGCCTCGCCGACATCCTGAGCGAATCCTTTGTTGGCCTGAGCCTCGGTCACGCCCTGCAGGAGCACATCACCCGCCAGGCCGCCCGCCTCGGTGGCCATCTGCACATCCGCATCCGCGTGCCCGGCCTCGACAATGTCTGCCGGCTGGTTGCGCAAGGCGCCGGCATTGCCATCGTGCCGGAAAGTGCGGCGCGCCGCTCGGCCCGTACGCTCCGCAGCCTGCGGCTCAGCGACGACTGGGCGACGCGCCAGCTCAACCTCTGTGCCCGCAGCTTCGACGAGTTGACGCCGCAGGCAAAGCTGCTCGCCGCCGCCTTGGCCTGA
- a CDS encoding sulfite exporter TauE/SafE family protein, which translates to MLSAGILAWIGAVFLAAGLVKGVVGMGLPTVAMGLLAVTMPPAEAAALLLIPSLITNLWQLFTGPSFGGLCKRLWTMMAGIMLGTVAGAGVLTGAHSGAASAGLGAALVLYAVLGLLKLGFTTPARHEALMSPLVGIATGLVTGATGVFVIPAVPYLQSLRLKKEDLIQALGLSFTVSTAALAIGLFRTGALASPTAQLTGSILALLPALAGMFIGQALRQTMSVETFRKVFFVGLLALGAYLALEALW; encoded by the coding sequence ATGCTGAGTGCCGGCATCCTCGCCTGGATCGGCGCCGTCTTTCTCGCAGCGGGCTTGGTCAAGGGCGTCGTCGGCATGGGGCTGCCGACGGTCGCGATGGGGTTGCTGGCGGTGACGATGCCGCCGGCTGAGGCCGCGGCCTTGCTGTTGATCCCGTCGCTGATCACCAACCTCTGGCAGTTGTTCACCGGCCCGTCCTTCGGCGGCCTGTGCAAGCGGCTGTGGACAATGATGGCCGGCATCATGCTGGGCACCGTCGCCGGGGCAGGGGTGCTCACCGGCGCACATTCGGGCGCGGCCTCGGCAGGGCTGGGTGCGGCGCTGGTGCTTTACGCCGTTCTCGGCCTGCTCAAGCTTGGCTTCACCACGCCGGCGCGCCACGAGGCCTTGATGTCACCGCTGGTCGGGATCGCGACCGGGCTGGTCACCGGCGCCACCGGCGTCTTCGTCATCCCGGCGGTGCCCTATCTGCAATCGCTGCGGCTGAAGAAGGAGGACCTCATCCAGGCGCTTGGCCTGTCCTTCACGGTCTCGACGGCAGCCCTTGCCATTGGCCTGTTCCGGACGGGCGCTCTGGCCTCGCCGACGGCGCAGCTGACAGGGTCGATCCTGGCGCTGCTGCCGGCGCTGGCCGGCATGTTCATCGGCCAGGCGTTGCGCCAGACGATGAGCGTCGAGACGTTTCGCAAGGTGTTTTTCGTGGGGTTGCTGGCGCTTGGGGCGTATCTTGCGCTGGAGGCGCTTTGGTGA
- a CDS encoding sugar O-acetyltransferase: protein MAHEDRTRTIPGRTPESAAMLADVKRAMAITARLNRLTFNDADEVRALFSELIGKKVDDSFLLIPPFYATGGADIRVGRNVFINQNCTFYDLGGLDIDDDVLVGPNVSLITSGHPLEPSRRRAFTTAKPIVIERNVWIAAGATVIGGVTVGENAVVAAGSVVTRDVPPNTLVGGNPARVIRSIAE, encoded by the coding sequence ATGGCGCATGAGGATCGCACCAGGACAATCCCCGGGAGAACACCGGAATCGGCAGCGATGCTAGCGGACGTCAAACGGGCGATGGCGATCACCGCCCGTCTCAACCGTCTGACATTCAACGACGCGGATGAAGTCCGCGCTTTGTTCAGCGAACTCATCGGCAAGAAGGTCGACGACAGCTTCCTGCTGATCCCGCCCTTCTACGCCACCGGCGGTGCCGACATCCGCGTGGGGCGCAATGTCTTCATCAATCAGAACTGCACTTTTTATGATCTTGGCGGGCTCGACATTGACGACGACGTGCTGGTCGGGCCGAATGTGAGCCTCATCACATCGGGCCATCCGCTCGAGCCGTCGCGGCGCCGCGCCTTCACCACGGCAAAGCCGATCGTCATCGAACGCAACGTCTGGATCGCCGCCGGCGCAACAGTCATTGGCGGCGTGACGGTGGGCGAAAACGCCGTCGTCGCGGCGGGCTCGGTGGTGACGAGGGACGTGCCCCCCAACACCCTTGTCGGCGGCAACCCGGCCAGGGTTATCAGGTCGATTGCCGAATGA
- a CDS encoding DUF1778 domain-containing protein, producing MPRNVIDNGRIDLRILPEAKAVIARAAALSNVGLTEFVTRSALRDAQATIERAEHLALSERDSLRILDLLENLPSPTNRLIRAAKAGQTLA from the coding sequence ATGCCCCGCAACGTCATTGACAACGGTCGAATCGATCTTCGGATTCTGCCCGAAGCGAAAGCCGTAATCGCTCGTGCGGCGGCCTTGTCGAATGTCGGCCTGACCGAGTTCGTCACGCGCTCCGCATTGCGTGACGCTCAGGCCACGATCGAGCGCGCCGAACATCTTGCACTGTCAGAACGGGACAGCCTGCGCATCCTCGACCTGCTTGAAAACCTGCCCTCCCCGACCAATCGCCTTATCCGCGCCGCCAAGGCCGGTCAGACCCTCGCGTGA
- a CDS encoding universal stress protein produces the protein MYKHLLIATDGSELADKGVAHGLTLAKGIGATVTFITVSEPYPIFAWGGAMAGYAAGDELAVYQEESRKYGKEVLDKCKASADAAGVSAKVVHVEDKRPAEAILELSQAQGCDLIVMASHGRRGLGKLLLGSQTAEVLSYTEIPVLVVR, from the coding sequence ATGTACAAACATCTGCTCATCGCCACCGACGGATCGGAACTGGCCGACAAGGGCGTTGCCCATGGCCTCACCTTGGCGAAAGGCATCGGCGCCACCGTCACCTTTATCACCGTCTCGGAACCGTATCCCATCTTCGCCTGGGGCGGCGCCATGGCCGGCTATGCGGCTGGCGATGAACTGGCCGTCTACCAGGAAGAATCGCGCAAATACGGCAAGGAGGTTCTCGACAAGTGCAAGGCATCGGCCGATGCCGCCGGCGTGTCCGCCAAGGTTGTGCATGTCGAGGACAAACGGCCCGCCGAGGCGATCCTGGAACTGTCGCAGGCGCAAGGCTGCGACCTGATCGTGATGGCCTCGCATGGCCGCCGCGGACTGGGCAAGCTGCTTCTGGGCAGCCAGACAGCGGAAGTGTTGTCCTATACCGAAATCCCGGTGCTGGTGGTTCGGTAG
- a CDS encoding VirK/YbjX family protein: MHATKWAALQWVFRRDIAAIRSALGVEPFAAILAQYPDIALKPVRPYLAANLARNRRSIAVVGHYTEAARLLTDTALVESHTRGHRLLAVSTVAGEVTVELTGQAGLYREGEWRLLLRLEGRPVIEMGLTIVDRSLLQLGGGGKILYIGALKSTSTGVQGLEDSRILTKAMEGLRPKTLLLLVAQTLASSLKLRGLVAASNAGHVFSRDYALRRRITADYDSFWAESGGRPIRRTMYALPLVKAQRDPADYKPNKRAQIRKRQRLEVEISRSVSEAVRPLLRS, from the coding sequence GTGCATGCAACCAAATGGGCGGCGCTTCAGTGGGTATTCCGGCGCGATATCGCCGCCATCCGGTCCGCCCTCGGTGTTGAGCCGTTCGCTGCAATCCTTGCCCAATATCCCGACATTGCGCTGAAGCCTGTTCGGCCGTACCTCGCGGCTAACTTGGCGCGTAACCGTCGCTCGATCGCCGTCGTTGGTCACTACACCGAGGCGGCGCGTCTTTTGACCGACACCGCCTTGGTCGAAAGCCACACTCGCGGTCATCGTCTTTTGGCGGTGTCGACCGTTGCTGGTGAAGTCACGGTGGAACTGACGGGTCAGGCAGGTTTGTACCGAGAGGGGGAATGGCGCCTTCTGCTGCGCCTGGAAGGACGTCCGGTTATCGAAATGGGGCTCACGATTGTGGACCGGTCGCTTCTACAACTCGGTGGCGGCGGCAAGATTCTCTATATTGGCGCTCTGAAGTCGACGTCGACCGGTGTGCAAGGTCTCGAGGATTCCCGGATATTGACGAAAGCCATGGAAGGTTTGCGGCCGAAAACTCTGCTGCTCCTGGTCGCCCAGACGTTGGCATCCTCACTCAAACTCCGTGGCCTTGTCGCGGCATCAAACGCAGGCCACGTCTTTTCGAGGGACTATGCTTTGCGCCGCCGCATCACAGCGGACTATGACAGCTTCTGGGCGGAGTCCGGCGGCAGGCCAATACGTCGGACAATGTATGCCTTGCCCCTCGTGAAGGCTCAACGCGACCCGGCCGACTACAAGCCGAACAAACGGGCGCAAATACGCAAGCGTCAGCGCCTTGAGGTCGAAATTTCGCGTTCTGTCAGCGAAGCTGTCAGGCCGCTGCTGCGGAGTTGA
- a CDS encoding alkaline phosphatase family protein, with protein sequence MKTLSLALAAGTLTAALAGALSNSSAIAAPYKHVLLISVDGLHALDLANYVAANPTSSLAALAHTGIFYPNALASAPSDSFPGLVAQVTGGTPKSTGVFYDDSYDRTYFAPASDCKGEPGAEVAFAENIDVDSTRLDGGGKPGDYRSQIDPAKLPMTLINGKCSVVYPHDFVRVNNVFEIVKAHGGRTAWSDKHPAYEWLNGPSGKGVDDLYALEQDSLIPGTKVKTTGSFKAERDFDEARVHAVINEIKGLDSTGSHPAAVPTLFGMNFQAVSVGQKLPKAGPGDEAGLVGGYLDASGAPSNGLAGQLAYVDGALGELMVALKDNKLANSTLIILASKHGQSPIDPASFQPLDDDPYTKTPGYAFHIADDAALIWLKPQDRVKNLAAAQDYLEKSSKAEGIAQIQPPNALALAYQDPAIDSRTPDFIATVNPGVVYTSGSKIAEHGGANANDRNVALLISNPSLKPGSVPALVQTTQVAPTILRALGYDANELQAVKLEGTQELPAAPF encoded by the coding sequence ATGAAAACGCTATCTCTAGCGCTGGCTGCGGGTACGCTGACGGCGGCATTGGCTGGCGCGCTGTCTAATTCCAGCGCCATCGCCGCACCCTACAAGCACGTACTGCTCATCAGCGTCGACGGGCTTCATGCACTCGATCTGGCAAACTATGTCGCCGCAAATCCGACAAGCTCGCTCGCCGCGCTCGCCCATACCGGGATTTTCTATCCGAATGCGCTTGCCAGCGCCCCGTCCGACTCGTTTCCCGGCCTTGTGGCACAGGTAACCGGCGGCACACCCAAATCGACGGGCGTGTTCTACGACGACAGCTACGACCGCACCTATTTCGCGCCGGCCTCGGATTGCAAGGGGGAGCCGGGTGCCGAGGTGGCCTTCGCCGAGAACATCGACGTCGATTCGACGCGCCTTGATGGTGGTGGCAAGCCGGGCGATTACCGCAGCCAGATCGACCCGGCAAAGCTGCCGATGACGCTGATCAACGGCAAATGCTCGGTGGTCTATCCGCATGATTTCGTGCGGGTCAACAACGTCTTCGAAATCGTGAAAGCTCATGGCGGCCGCACGGCCTGGTCCGACAAGCACCCGGCCTACGAATGGCTGAACGGACCTTCGGGCAAAGGCGTCGACGATCTCTACGCGTTGGAACAGGACAGCTTGATTCCCGGCACGAAGGTGAAGACGACGGGCAGCTTCAAGGCCGAGCGCGACTTTGATGAAGCGCGGGTCCATGCCGTGATCAACGAAATCAAAGGCCTCGACAGCACCGGCTCGCATCCCGCAGCGGTTCCCACGCTTTTCGGCATGAATTTCCAGGCGGTGAGCGTGGGCCAGAAGCTTCCCAAGGCCGGTCCTGGCGACGAGGCCGGTCTGGTGGGCGGCTATCTGGATGCCAGCGGCGCGCCCAGCAATGGTCTTGCCGGGCAGCTCGCCTATGTCGATGGCGCTCTCGGCGAACTGATGGTCGCACTCAAGGACAACAAACTCGCCAATTCGACCCTGATCATACTTGCCTCGAAGCATGGCCAGTCGCCCATCGACCCGGCGTCGTTCCAGCCACTGGACGATGATCCCTATACGAAGACACCGGGCTATGCCTTCCACATCGCCGACGACGCCGCGCTGATCTGGCTCAAACCGCAAGACAGGGTCAAGAACCTCGCGGCGGCGCAGGATTATCTCGAGAAATCGAGCAAGGCTGAAGGCATCGCCCAGATCCAGCCGCCGAATGCGCTTGCTCTCGCCTATCAGGATCCGGCCATCGACAGCCGTACGCCGGACTTCATAGCCACGGTCAATCCGGGTGTGGTCTACACATCCGGCTCGAAGATTGCCGAGCACGGCGGCGCCAATGCGAACGATCGCAACGTGGCGCTTCTCATCAGCAATCCTTCGCTCAAGCCGGGATCGGTGCCAGCTCTGGTGCAGACGACACAGGTCGCTCCCACCATCCTGCGGGCTCTTGGCTATGACGCGAACGAACTCCAGGCTGTGAAGCTCGAAGGCACCCAGGAGCTGCCGGCGGCACCGTTCTAA
- a CDS encoding efflux RND transporter periplasmic adaptor subunit: protein MIADWCKASRILRAAAFGLLCLGVASASAIDRALAADTAIPVVADVARRGDVPVSLVGLGSVAPLRSVTVTSRIDGQLIKLDFADGQDVHAGDLLAEIDPEPLQAALAQTQATKVRDDVSLANARLDLARAQTLTTKGVGSTQALDTAKAAVAQLEATGKVDQAAIDIAQIQLRFTQIRSPLDGRAGIHMVDAGAIVRASDTGGIVRITQIHPIAVDFSLPSDALPRIQTVMKAGNAPVVAQDNGGQQLATGSLSVVDNQINSATATIRIRAVFDNADDLLWPGQFVNVRVQVELQRGVVTVPVTAIVRGPDGTYAFVVGKDRHIIKRPVTVAYSNAELAVVGEGVQPGDTIVTDGQYRIQEGDLVDVTGPAQAAN from the coding sequence ATGATCGCCGACTGGTGCAAGGCCTCCCGAATCCTTCGGGCCGCTGCCTTTGGCTTGCTGTGTCTGGGCGTCGCAAGCGCCTCGGCCATCGATCGCGCCTTGGCGGCCGACACCGCCATTCCGGTGGTTGCCGATGTGGCGCGCCGCGGCGATGTTCCGGTATCCCTCGTCGGCCTTGGCTCGGTCGCGCCGCTGCGCAGTGTGACCGTGACCAGCCGCATCGACGGCCAGCTCATCAAGCTCGACTTCGCCGATGGCCAGGATGTGCATGCCGGCGACCTGCTTGCCGAGATCGATCCGGAACCCTTGCAGGCCGCCCTTGCGCAGACGCAGGCGACCAAGGTGCGGGACGACGTGTCGCTGGCAAATGCCAGGCTCGACCTTGCCCGGGCGCAGACGCTGACCACCAAGGGTGTCGGCTCGACGCAGGCGCTGGACACGGCAAAGGCCGCCGTGGCGCAACTCGAGGCGACCGGCAAGGTCGACCAGGCCGCCATCGACATCGCGCAGATCCAGCTGCGTTTCACGCAGATCCGCTCGCCGCTGGACGGCCGTGCCGGCATCCACATGGTCGACGCCGGCGCCATCGTCCGCGCCAGCGACACCGGCGGCATCGTCCGCATCACCCAGATCCACCCCATTGCCGTCGACTTCTCGCTGCCATCCGACGCGCTGCCTCGCATCCAGACCGTGATGAAGGCAGGCAACGCCCCTGTGGTCGCGCAGGACAATGGCGGCCAGCAACTGGCGACCGGCAGCCTGAGCGTTGTCGACAACCAGATCAACAGCGCCACCGCGACAATCAGGATACGCGCCGTCTTCGACAATGCCGACGACCTGCTGTGGCCGGGACAGTTCGTCAATGTCCGCGTCCAGGTCGAATTGCAGCGGGGCGTGGTCACGGTCCCGGTGACGGCGATTGTGCGCGGCCCGGACGGGACCTATGCTTTCGTGGTCGGCAAGGACAGGCACATCATCAAACGGCCGGTGACGGTGGCCTATTCGAATGCCGAGCTTGCCGTCGTCGGCGAAGGCGTTCAGCCCGGCGACACCATCGTCACCGACGGCCAGTACCGCATCCAGGAGGGAGACCTGGTCGACGTCACCGGGCCGGCCCAGGCGGCGAACTAG